Proteins encoded within one genomic window of Eurosta solidaginis isolate ZX-2024a chromosome 1, ASM4086904v1, whole genome shotgun sequence:
- the alrm gene encoding leucine-rich repeat-containing protein 15, which produces MKFLFLLACATAVLHTHYSGHAAQLRRVWMQDHCHHGICTGVEIGRNDYVILSQMPIAKQLMLTFLNSSIAKIPHLMFDTFPDLQVLRMENCSVEVFEKPQFEGASNLMSLFLGHNKLRDIPKNIFLGADNLHTLHLNHNQLRTLHNSSFHALKELQELSLADNQFEQLPLGAFTPLRKLIDLNLGGNRLSAFPRGIFDRNLNLTRLNLARNRFVVFESELLKLQPHLKQLDLSSNELHDLTLNFAVVESVLANNCDMRKLTIYGYVYELELRNNSLRELPHIPHAGNVTSLDVAHNPLGTLQGNPLRRFTGLQRLNLSATGMNEIQEDVFKKQTHLKLLDISANSLYNLKFPIFSNLKSLQYFYFQENNWNCDFLQLLMNSFVKKRDISFMEDTTEPELVDEYVDGVVCWYESNKNTKKCSGEGLSEAALELAIVRNDIKSFMEVVEKKFVKVYRMLDELKMRL; this is translated from the coding sequence ATGAAATTCCTATTTTTGCTCGCCTGCGCCACAGCTGTTTTACACACGCACTACAGCGGACATGCTGCGCAATTGCGACGCGTATGGATGCAGGATCACTGCCATCATGGCATTTGTACGGGCGTGGAAATTGGACGCAACGATTATGTCATACTATCACAAATGCCTATAGCTAAACAACTAATGCTTACTTTCCTTAATTCGAGCATCGCTAAAATACCGCATCTTATGTTCGATACATTTCCCGATTTGCAAGTGTTGCGCATGGAAAATTGTTCGGTGGAAGTGTTTGAGAAACCGCAATTCGAGGGTGCTAGCAATTTGATGTCACTCTTCTTGGGTCACAATAAACTGCGTGACATACCGAAAAATATATTTCTAGGCGCTGATAATTTACACACACTTCACTTGAATCACAATCAGCTGCGTACGCTGCACAATTCGAGCTTTCATGCGCTCAAAGAGTTGCAGGAACTATCGCTAGCTGATAATCAATTTGAACAATTACCACTAGGTGCATTCACACCGCTACGTAAACTTATCGATCTCAATTTGGGTGGCAATCGTTTGTCGGCCTTTCCACGTGGCATCTTCGATCGTAATCTAAATTTGACGCGCCTTAATTTGGCGCGTAAtcgttttgttgtttttgaatCAGAGTTGCTTAAGTTGCAACCGCATCTCAAGCAGTTGGATTTATCCAGTAATGAGTTGCATGATCTCACGCTGAACTTTGCTGTGGTGGAGAGTGTTTTGGCGAATAATTGTGATATGCGCAAGCTAACTATCTATGGTTATGTTTACGAATTGGAGTTACGTAATAATTCCCTACGTGAGTTGCCGCATATACCACACGCCGGCAATGTGACTAGCCTTGATGTAGCACACAATCCCTTGGGCACTTTACAAGGTAATCCGCTACGTCGCTTCACCGGTTTGCAGCGTCTCAATCTGAGCGCCACTGGCATGAATGAGATACAGGAGGATGTTTTCAAAAAGCAGACGCATCTCAAGTTGCTTGACATCTCTGCAAACTCGCTGTATAATCTCAAATTTCCGATCTTTAGCAATTTGAAGTCATTGCAATATTTCTACTTCCAAGAAAATAACTGGAACTGTGATTTTCTTCAGCTTCTGATGAATTCGTTTGTTAAGAAGCGCGATATCTCATTCATGGAGGATACTACGGAACCCGAACTCGTTGATGAGTATGTTGATGGTGTGGTTTGTTGGTATGAAAGCAATAAGAATACGAAAAAATGTTCTGGAGAAGGTCTGTCAGAGGCCGCTTTGGAGCTGGCTATTGTACGCAACGATATTAAATCTTTCATGGAAGTGGTGGAGAAAAAGTTCGTTAAGGTCTATCGCATGCTGGATGAGCTGAAGATGCGCTTGTAG